A genome region from Scleropages formosus chromosome 6, fSclFor1.1, whole genome shotgun sequence includes the following:
- the tmem167a gene encoding protein kish-A produces MSAIFNFQSLLTVILLLICTCAYIRALAPSVLDKNKTGILGIFWKCARIGERKSPYVACCCIIMAITILFSE; encoded by the exons TCTGCCATCTTCAACTTCCAGAGTCTCCTTACCGTCATCCTGCTGCTCATCTGCACGTGTGCCTACATCCGGGCCCTGGCTCCCAGCGTGCTTGACAAGAACAAAaccgg aattCTGGGAATATTTTGGAAATGTGCAAGAATAG gagagagaaaaagtcCATATGTAGCTTGCTGCTGCATCATCATGGCCATCACCATTTTGTTCTCTGAGTAG